A single Polyodon spathula isolate WHYD16114869_AA chromosome 6, ASM1765450v1, whole genome shotgun sequence DNA region contains:
- the LOC121316514 gene encoding trace amine-associated receptor 1-like gives MNFSQSGIPGSTQFCYESTPGSCPKITLPIIARVPMYLFLGAVITVTLCGNLLVIISIAHFKQLHTPTHFFILSLAAADFLLGLFVLPPSMIRSVENCWYFGDLFCKVHTSTDITLCTASLWHMFFISIDRYYAVCHPLRYRNKITVFVTVNMIFISWTLAAVSGFGFIFLELNKQGMEDSYDNPDCIGGCFLALSAASAIITSLLFFYIPGFVMICIYLKISLVARRQARSIRDTELQRQTAEEKKNTASLKREMKAARTLGITMGVFLVCWSPSFIYFNVDPFINDSIPSILVDALVWFAYLNSAFNPFIYALFYKWFRKAFRVIISGKIFQSNSSSIQLLTN, from the coding sequence ATGAATTTCAGTCAAAGTGGGATCCCTGGAAGCACACAGTTCTGTTATGAATCTACACCTGGGTCATGTCCTAAAATCACCCTTCCAATCATTGCCCGTGTTCCAATGTACTTGTTCCTGGGGGCAGTGATCACAGTCACACTTTGTGGAAACCTGTTGGTCATCATCTCTATAGCACATTTCAAGCAacttcacacacccacacatttttTTATCCTCTCTCTGGCAGCTGCTGACTTTCTCCTGGGACTATTTGTACTGCCCCCCAGCATGATCCGATCAGTTGAAAATTGCTGGTACTTTGGGGACTTATTTTGCAAAGTCCATACCAGTACAGATATCACACTTTGCACAGCTTCCCTATGGCATATGTTCTTCATTTCCATTGACCGCTACTATGCAGTGTGCCATCCTCTTagatacagaaacaaaattaCGGTATTTGTTACAGTTAACATGATATTCATTAGCTGGACCTTAGCTGCAGTTAGTGGATTTGGATTCATATttctagaattaaacaaacaaggtatGGAAGATTCATATGATAATCCTGACTGTATAGGCGGTTGCTTTTTAGCTCTAAGTGCAGCATCAGCCATTAttacatctttattatttttttacatcccaGGATTTGTTATGATATGTATCTATCTTAAAATATCTCTTGTGGCAAGAAGACAGGCCAGGTCAATTAGAGACACAGAACTCCAAAGGCAAAcagctgaagaaaagaaaaatacagcatcACTAAAGAGAGAAATGAAAGCTGCAAGGACCCTGGGGATAACAATGGGGGTCTTTCTAGTCTGTTGGTCACCAAGTTTTATATACTTTAATGTGGATCCTTTCATTAATGACTCAATTCCATCTATTTTAGTAGATGCTTTGGTCTGGTTCGCTTATTTAAACTCAGCgtttaatccttttatttatgctttattttataaatggttcAGAAAAGCATTCAGAGTTATTATATCTGGCAAAATCTTTCAAAGCAATTCTTCCAGTATACAATTATTAACTAACTaa
- the LOC121316513 gene encoding trace amine-associated receptor 1-like, with translation MNFSQSGIPGSTQFCYESTPGSCPKITIPVIARVPIYLFLGAVITVTLCGNLLVIISIAHFKQLHTPTHFLLLSLAAADFLLGLFVLPPSTIRSVENCWYFGDLFCKVHASTDFTLCTASLWHMFFISIDRYYAVCHPLIYRNKITIFVTVNMIFISWILAAVTGFGLIFLELNKQRMEVSYDNSDCIGGCFLALNAASVIITSILCFYIPGFVMICIYLKIFFVARRQARSIRDTELQRQTAEEKKNTTSLKREMKAARTLGITMGVFLVCWSPCFIYFNVDHAIQSSVPPILVDALVWFAYLNSAFNPFIYALLYKWFRKAFRVIIFGKIFQNNSSR, from the coding sequence ATGAATTTCAGTCAAAGTGGGATCCCTGGAAGCACACAGTTCTGTTATGAATCTACACCTGGGTCATGTCCTAAAATCACCATTCCAGTCATTGCCCGTGTTCCAATATACTTGTTCCTTGGTGCAGTGATCACAGTCACACTTTGTGGAAACCTGTTGGTCATCATCTCTATAGCACATTTCAAGCAgcttcacacacccacacattttcttctcctctctctggCAGCTGCTGACTTTCTCCTTGGACTATTTGTACTGCCCCCCAGCACGATCCGATCGGTTGAAAATTGCTGGTACTTTGGGGACTTATTTTGCAAAGTGCATGCCAGTACAGACTTCACACTTTGCACAGCTTCCCTTTGGCATATGTTCTTCATTTCTATTGACCGCTACTATGCAGTGTGCCATCCTCTTatatacagaaacaaaattaCTATATTTGTTACAGTTAACATGATATTCATTAGCTGGATCTTAGCTGCAGTTACTGGATTTGGATTAATATttctagaattaaacaaacaacgTATGGAAGTTTCATATGATAATTCTGACTGTATAGGAGGTTGCTTTTTAGCTCTAAATGCAGCATCTGTCATTATTACATCTATATTATGTTTTTACATCCCAGGATTTGTGATGATATGTatctatcttaaaatattttttgtggcAAGAAGACAGGCCAGGTCAATTAGAGACACAGAACTCCAAAGGCAAAcagctgaagaaaagaaaaatacaacatcacTAAAGAGAGAAATGAAAGCTGCAAGGACCCTGGGGATAACAATGGGGGTCTTTCTAGTCTGTTGGTCACCATGTTTTATATACTTTAATGTGGATCATGCAATTCAAAGCTCAGTTCCACCTATTTTAGTAGATGCTTTGGTCTGGTTCGCTTATTTAAACTCAGCATTTAATccttttatttatgctttattatATAAATGGTTCAGAAAAGCATTCAGAGTTATTATATTTGGCAAAATCTTTCAAAATAATTCTTCCAGGTga